The Benincasa hispida cultivar B227 chromosome 11, ASM972705v1, whole genome shotgun sequence genome has a segment encoding these proteins:
- the LOC120091611 gene encoding lactoylglutathione lyase GLX1-like translates to MANNLGLSSILFSLLIFSMIIETSFAARNLNENVLKWVKKDHRRFLRAVIHVSNLDNSIKTYTEGFGLKLLKRRMFTDRGYEDALVGFGPENTHFLLELRQRDESNNVFIGTEFGYFGISTQDVYKSVEQARSNGVVVIQEPVKVNETIIAMVQDQDGYQFKFIQCLSAAVDPLSQIMLRVQDLNLSTTFYSKALGMKLFESQNNSQGQFIMGTMGYGTNESETTLLKLETRNNLSRDDGRDGYAMLYISTDNVKKSAEAAKLVIKELGGNIIMEPVLVPTINVKMTGFSDPDGWRMIMVDNKDYQRGTL, encoded by the exons ATGGCTAACAATTTGGGACTATCCTCAATCCTTTTCTCTCTTCTCATCTTCTCTATG ATCATCGAAACGAGTTTCGCTGCTCGTAACTTAAATGAAAATGTATTAAAATGGGTGAAGAAGGACCATCGTCGTTTTCTTCGAGCTGTTATTCATGTCTCCAATCTCGACAACTCTATCAA AACTTACACTGAAGGCTTTGGATTGAAGCTTTTAAAGAGAAGAATGTTTACGGATCGAGGGTATGAAGATGCTCTAGTTGGATTTGGGCCTGAAAATACTCACTTTTTGTTAGAACTGAGACAAC GGGATGAATCGAACAATGTATTTATTGGCACAGAGTTCGGTTACTTTGGAATTTCTACACAAGAT GTCTACAAATCTGTGGAGCAAGCTCGATCAAATGGAGTAGTTGTAATTCAAGAACCTGTAAAAGTTAACGAAACTATAATTGCAATGGTTCAAGATCAAGATGGTTATCAATTTAAGTTCATCCAATGCCTTTCAGCTGCCGTTGATCCTCTCTCCCAAATAATGCTTCGTGTACAAGATTTGAATCTCTCTACCACTTTCTATTCAAAG GCATTGGGGATGAAACTGTTCGAGAGCCAAAACAATTCACAAGGACAG tTTATAATGGGAACTATGGGTTATGGAACAAATGAAAGTGAAACAACACTGCTGAAATTGGAAACAAGAAATAACCTCTCTCGTGATGATGGACGAGATGGCTATGCAATG CTATATATTAGTACTGACAATGTAAAGAAGAGTGCTGAAGCTGCTAAATTGGTAATCAAAGAGCTTGGTGGGAACATAATCATGGAGCCAGTTTTGGTGCCTACCATTAATGTCAAAATGACTGGATTTAGTGACCCAGATGGTTGGAGAATG